A single genomic interval of Clostridium facile harbors:
- the thyX gene encoding FAD-dependent thymidylate synthase, with the protein MKVQLISYTPNPEKTVACAAKLCYSPIGIDQVYDGLTEEKARDFVDMLSSMGHESPIEHVSFTFGIEGVSRAFLAQVTRHRLASYSVQSQRYVKENQFEYVTPPEIEADPKAKEIFIKAMEQDMENYHALADLLAQKHYQEFLEQGCTEKQARSKAEKKAIEDARFVLPNACDTKMILTMNARSLMNFFHHRCCNRAQWEIRAVANEMLRLVYQVAPALFRNAGPSCLTGKCPEGKMSCGKMAEVKAYFEQLKQESGEE; encoded by the coding sequence ATGAAGGTCCAGTTGATTTCTTATACACCAAACCCAGAAAAAACTGTAGCTTGTGCTGCAAAACTCTGTTATAGTCCCATTGGGATTGATCAGGTTTATGACGGGTTAACCGAAGAAAAAGCCAGGGATTTTGTGGACATGCTATCTAGCATGGGGCATGAGAGCCCTATTGAACATGTCAGCTTTACCTTTGGAATCGAAGGGGTATCTCGTGCATTTTTGGCGCAGGTTACTCGTCACCGTTTAGCATCTTACAGTGTGCAAAGCCAACGCTATGTAAAAGAAAATCAATTTGAATATGTAACACCTCCTGAAATTGAGGCTGATCCAAAGGCAAAAGAGATTTTTATAAAAGCAATGGAACAGGATATGGAGAACTATCATGCCTTGGCTGATCTTTTAGCGCAAAAGCATTACCAGGAATTTTTAGAACAAGGATGCACAGAAAAACAGGCTCGTTCCAAAGCAGAAAAAAAAGCGATTGAAGACGCCCGTTTTGTTCTACCCAACGCCTGTGATACCAAAATGATTTTAACCATGAATGCTCGTAGTTTGATGAATTTTTTCCATCATCGTTGCTGCAATCGTGCTCAGTGGGAAATCCGTGCGGTTGCCAATGAAATGCTGCGGTTGGTTTATCAGGTTGCCCCAGCATTGTTCCGGAATGCAGGACCATCCTGCTTAACTGGAAAATGTCCAGAAGGAAAAATGTCCTGTGGAAAAATGGCAGAAGTAAAGGCCTATTTTGAACAATTAAAGCAGGAAAGCGGGGAAGAATAA
- the truA gene encoding tRNA pseudouridine(38-40) synthase TruA, with the protein MRNLLFEISYNGSRYHGWQVQQNAITVQQVVQDSIERLFQKRLDISGCSRTDTGVHANQYFFHMKTESKIPCNNIQRAMNTSLPDDIVVLGCSEAPLDFHARYSCTGKEYVYQIWNAEYGNPFLQDMVYHYRYPLRIERIQQAMQYLLGTHDFSAFCALHTDVEDKTRTIFDARVEQEGNLIKLVFRGDGFLYNMVRIMVGTLLFVSEGKIQPEQIPEIIQKKDRSLAGKTAPARGLYLNRIFY; encoded by the coding sequence ATGAGAAACCTTTTATTTGAAATTTCTTATAATGGAAGTCGCTATCATGGATGGCAGGTACAGCAGAATGCAATTACTGTCCAGCAGGTAGTACAGGATAGTATTGAAAGGCTTTTTCAGAAACGCCTGGATATTTCCGGATGTTCCCGGACAGACACTGGAGTACATGCCAACCAATATTTTTTCCATATGAAAACCGAGTCTAAAATTCCTTGTAACAATATACAGCGGGCAATGAACACATCTCTGCCAGATGATATTGTGGTGTTGGGGTGTTCAGAAGCCCCATTGGATTTTCATGCCCGGTACAGCTGTACAGGAAAAGAATATGTTTATCAAATTTGGAACGCGGAATATGGCAACCCTTTTTTGCAGGATATGGTATACCATTACCGCTATCCACTTCGGATAGAGCGTATTCAGCAAGCAATGCAATATTTGCTAGGAACCCATGATTTTTCTGCTTTTTGTGCTTTGCATACCGATGTGGAAGATAAAACTAGGACGATTTTCGATGCCAGAGTAGAGCAAGAAGGAAATTTGATCAAGCTGGTTTTTCGAGGAGATGGGTTTTTATATAATATGGTGCGGATTATGGTAGGAACACTGTTATTTGTATCCGAAGGAAAAATCCAACCAGAGCAGATTCCAGAAATCATCCAAAAGAAGGATAGAAGCTTAGCTGGAAAGACAGCGCCAGCCCGAGGGTTGTATTTAAACCGGATTTTTTATTAA
- a CDS encoding DUF896 domain-containing protein gives MERYQEILNRINELARTAKERDLTPAELVERNELRQEYLKMFRASFKQQLMGIKVVDEQGNDVTPEKLKQAQKEEQDK, from the coding sequence ATGGAACGGTATCAAGAGATTTTAAACCGAATTAATGAATTGGCAAGGACTGCGAAAGAGCGAGATTTAACCCCTGCGGAACTGGTGGAGCGGAATGAACTGCGCCAGGAATATTTAAAAATGTTCCGTGCAAGTTTTAAACAACAGTTGATGGGAATTAAAGTGGTGGACGAACAGGGAAATGATGTTACTCCAGAAAAATTGAAACAAGCACAAAAAGAGGAGCAAGATAAGTAA
- a CDS encoding CvpA family protein codes for MTSIILDCFVIGLLCLCVWVGYRKGLVASIVSLGGYIISLLAATWLGKLFAPMVFERWLRSGMIEKVGEQLASAGSVEELQAAVNQISDKIPGFLNGILFQGQTASDYMASHLGDSASSIAQDLVDQFLGPATIFLLECILFVILFAVCRLLVHIILKIAVTINYIPVIGTVNGLLGGCVGVFQAGVYLLLLAMVCEIIILFTHDSLGWLNTQQIESTYLFAMFYRFNPLHFF; via the coding sequence ATGACCAGTATTATTTTGGATTGCTTTGTAATAGGGCTACTTTGTTTATGTGTTTGGGTTGGATACCGGAAAGGGCTAGTGGCTTCTATTGTTTCGTTAGGTGGATATATCATTTCCCTTTTGGCAGCTACCTGGTTGGGAAAGCTATTTGCCCCCATGGTATTTGAACGTTGGCTTCGATCTGGAATGATTGAGAAGGTTGGAGAACAACTGGCTAGTGCAGGCAGTGTAGAGGAATTACAAGCTGCCGTCAACCAAATTTCAGATAAAATACCCGGCTTTTTAAATGGAATCCTGTTTCAGGGGCAAACAGCTTCGGACTATATGGCATCCCATTTGGGGGATAGTGCCTCTTCGATAGCACAAGATCTGGTAGACCAGTTTTTGGGCCCTGCTACCATTTTTTTATTAGAGTGTATTTTATTTGTCATTTTGTTTGCTGTTTGTAGGCTGTTAGTTCATATTATTTTAAAAATAGCGGTGACTATCAACTATATACCGGTCATTGGCACGGTGAATGGTTTGTTGGGCGGCTGTGTTGGCGTATTTCAGGCAGGTGTTTACTTATTGTTGTTGGCAATGGTTTGTGAGATTATTATTCTCTTTACCCACGACAGTTTAGGCTGGCTGAATACCCAGCAAATAGAGTCTACCTATTTATTTGCTATGTTTTACCGTTTTAACCCATTACACTTCTTTTAA
- a CDS encoding DUF5711 family protein, with the protein MARVKNIEDYRKKRRKKVLLRRVLFFLFIIFIVLGGWMIYRSYQNSIVDQGVAEQKNTSFPVSLKGDAIKGFTMCGSNVALLTDKEYMLYSAKGRTLQTVQHGYFNPSIKSSSKRILIYDISGTKFMVANKSGTIFDLSTEQKILFGEIADNGNIAIITQDDRYQCRLTVYDSTGQEVYKWYSAEALVTSLDFTGSGKGCVLTAVNTKSGIMQSELIKLDFDKEQEIFKQTMEQGMAVSVVVKSSGKIQMVTDTAVVTLDGNGSQISSYDFSKDLKYYVNTSGYTVVLQGEEVKDNQKLTVLDSNGGTVAETTINDQIRDLDTDGNYVYLLTNQQVQKYNMKLELKGSIEDQAVVSRIIGKNNTVYGVSTSKLECSSL; encoded by the coding sequence ATGGCACGTGTTAAGAACATAGAAGATTATCGAAAAAAAAGGCGCAAAAAGGTTCTGCTAAGACGTGTGCTGTTTTTTTTATTTATTATTTTTATTGTTCTTGGCGGATGGATGATATATCGTTCTTATCAAAATTCCATTGTAGATCAAGGGGTGGCAGAGCAGAAAAACACCAGTTTTCCTGTCTCATTAAAAGGGGATGCTATAAAAGGCTTTACCATGTGTGGCAGTAATGTTGCGCTGCTAACAGATAAAGAATACATGTTATACAGTGCCAAAGGAAGAACATTGCAAACCGTTCAGCATGGTTATTTTAATCCAAGTATTAAATCTTCTTCTAAACGGATCCTGATTTATGATATTAGTGGAACAAAATTTATGGTGGCGAATAAATCAGGGACTATTTTTGATTTATCGACAGAGCAAAAAATTCTGTTTGGAGAAATTGCGGACAATGGCAATATAGCGATTATAACCCAGGATGACCGTTATCAGTGTCGGCTAACGGTTTATGATTCCACTGGTCAGGAAGTATATAAATGGTATTCGGCAGAAGCACTGGTAACCTCCCTTGATTTTACTGGCTCAGGGAAAGGCTGTGTCCTTACAGCGGTAAACACAAAGTCCGGTATTATGCAGTCAGAGCTGATTAAATTGGACTTTGATAAAGAGCAGGAAATTTTTAAGCAGACGATGGAACAGGGAATGGCCGTATCCGTTGTTGTCAAATCCAGTGGGAAAATACAGATGGTGACGGATACTGCGGTCGTCACATTGGATGGTAATGGAAGCCAGATTTCTAGTTACGATTTTTCAAAAGATTTAAAATATTATGTAAATACATCGGGCTATACTGTTGTGCTGCAGGGGGAAGAAGTAAAAGATAACCAAAAATTAACAGTATTGGATTCCAATGGAGGGACGGTAGCGGAGACGACAATCAACGATCAAATCCGAGATTTGGACACAGATGGAAACTATGTTTATTTATTGACCAACCAACAGGTACAAAAATACAACATGAAATTAGAGTTAAAGGGTTCTATTGAAGACCAGGCTGTGGTTAGCCGCATTATCGGAAAAAACAATACTGTATATGGAGTGAGTACCTCCAAGTTAGAATGCAGTTCGTTGTAA
- a CDS encoding dTMP kinase — MPERHLIVIDGLDGSGKATQTALLAEYFQSKGIPVRKVTFPDYNSRSSELVKMYLNGEISNNPEDINAYGAAGFYASDRYISYLTDWGKDYQRGTLILCDRYVSSNAIHQMVKLQEKDWDSFLDWLQDYEYDKLGLPRPDQILYLDMHPDVSQKLLSARYQGDNSKKDIHESNLNYLLNCRKAALYAAEKLGWTVIPCSDSQQPYTIETISEQIKRIIGK, encoded by the coding sequence ATGCCAGAACGACACTTAATCGTAATTGATGGCTTGGATGGTAGTGGAAAAGCTACTCAAACAGCATTGTTAGCAGAGTATTTTCAATCCAAAGGAATTCCAGTGCGGAAGGTTACATTTCCTGATTATAACAGTAGGTCATCCGAATTGGTAAAAATGTACCTGAATGGAGAAATTTCTAACAATCCAGAGGATATCAACGCCTATGGTGCTGCTGGATTTTATGCGTCAGACCGGTATATCAGCTATTTGACTGACTGGGGAAAAGATTATCAAAGGGGAACATTAATTTTGTGTGACCGCTATGTCAGTTCCAATGCAATCCATCAGATGGTAAAATTGCAGGAAAAAGATTGGGACTCTTTTTTGGATTGGTTGCAGGATTATGAATATGATAAATTGGGGCTTCCACGTCCGGACCAAATCCTATATTTGGATATGCATCCGGATGTATCCCAGAAATTATTGAGCGCCCGTTATCAAGGGGATAACTCGAAAAAAGATATTCATGAAAGCAATCTGAATTATTTATTAAACTGCCGGAAAGCGGCTTTGTACGCAGCAGAAAAATTGGGTTGGACGGTGATTCCTTGTAGCGATAGCCAACAACCCTATACAATTGAAACTATTTCGGAGCAAATCAAAAGAATCATTGGAAAGTAA
- a CDS encoding ATP-dependent Clp protease ATP-binding subunit produces MICSRCKKRMAVVYVSRQENGQTINEGLCLKCAKELNIPQIKEMTEKMGITDDDIENMSNQLMTMMEEDFEPGGADVMNPFVSGMFGNVNGNEMAVPAEQDEDTEEDGSDKDKKSKKKKKEKYKYLTTYCTNLNLRARNGELDNIIGRDREIYRVTQILSRRTKNNPCLIGEPGVGKTAIAEGIAQKIEAKEVPFRLADKEVYLLDMTALVAGTQFRGQFESRVKGLISEVKKAGNVILFIDEVHTLVGTGDSEGSMSAANILKPALSRGEIQVIGATTFNEYRKHIENDSALERRFQPVTVDEPTISETVDILMGIKKYYELHHRVLVSPEIVRSAVELSERYITDRFLPDKAIDLLDESCACRSLRCKELTEYDRLNKQLKELYQEEEDLSSETENPDYERIANVKSEISKVKEHLKELEPKVMNIRVTMEDVARVVELWTGVPANKIQQNDIKRLTTLEDELKSKVIGQDHAVKLVAEAIKRNRAQLSKRRRPASFIFVGPTGVGKTELVKVLASTLFDGVDPLIRLDMSEYMEKHAVSRLVGSPPGYVGYDDAGQLTEKVRRRPYSVILFDEIEKAHPDVMNILLQILDEGKVTDSHGRTVNFENTVIVMTSNAGSSTKTGVAGFNKTEDQVDQEKAIRALSEFLRPEFMSRVDEIVVFHHLTQENMEKIACLMLDELKEVLAEKYIKFHYDQKAVVYLTKQSDGARFGARELRKTIRKKVEDGIANIMITNTDEVLTSIELSEQDGELLFQINQQ; encoded by the coding sequence ATGATTTGTAGCAGATGCAAAAAAAGAATGGCTGTTGTTTATGTATCCCGTCAGGAAAACGGTCAGACAATTAATGAAGGGTTATGTTTAAAATGTGCGAAAGAGCTAAACATCCCTCAAATTAAAGAGATGACTGAAAAAATGGGAATTACAGATGATGATATTGAAAACATGAGCAATCAGTTAATGACCATGATGGAGGAAGACTTTGAGCCAGGTGGAGCGGATGTCATGAATCCATTTGTCAGTGGAATGTTTGGCAATGTCAATGGAAATGAAATGGCAGTACCTGCTGAACAGGATGAGGACACGGAAGAAGATGGTTCCGATAAGGATAAAAAATCCAAAAAGAAAAAGAAAGAAAAATATAAATATTTAACTACTTATTGCACTAATTTAAATTTACGTGCCCGCAATGGGGAACTGGATAATATTATTGGAAGGGATCGGGAAATCTATCGTGTAACTCAGATTTTATCCCGCCGTACCAAAAACAATCCTTGCTTGATTGGGGAACCTGGTGTTGGTAAAACAGCAATTGCGGAGGGGATTGCCCAGAAAATCGAAGCCAAAGAAGTTCCTTTCCGTTTGGCTGACAAAGAGGTTTATTTGCTGGATATGACAGCGTTAGTGGCTGGTACACAATTCCGTGGCCAGTTTGAAAGCCGTGTCAAAGGATTGATCAGCGAAGTAAAAAAAGCTGGCAATGTTATTTTGTTTATTGATGAAGTGCATACTTTAGTGGGAACGGGGGATTCTGAAGGTTCCATGAGTGCCGCCAATATTTTGAAGCCAGCATTATCCCGTGGGGAAATCCAGGTGATTGGTGCCACTACCTTTAATGAATACCGGAAACACATTGAAAATGATTCCGCGTTGGAACGCCGTTTCCAACCAGTTACAGTGGATGAACCTACGATTTCCGAAACTGTTGACATCTTAATGGGGATTAAAAAATACTATGAATTACATCATAGGGTACTGGTATCCCCTGAAATTGTCCGCAGTGCGGTGGAACTTTCCGAACGATATATTACAGACCGTTTTCTGCCAGATAAAGCGATTGACTTGTTGGATGAATCCTGTGCATGCCGCTCATTACGCTGTAAAGAGTTGACGGAATATGACCGTTTGAACAAACAGTTAAAAGAGCTGTACCAGGAAGAGGAAGATTTATCATCTGAAACAGAAAACCCTGATTATGAACGGATTGCCAACGTAAAATCCGAAATCAGTAAAGTAAAAGAACATTTAAAAGAGTTGGAGCCAAAGGTAATGAACATCCGTGTTACCATGGAAGATGTGGCAAGGGTGGTAGAATTATGGACAGGTGTTCCAGCAAATAAAATTCAGCAGAATGATATTAAACGTTTGACCACATTGGAAGATGAACTGAAATCCAAAGTGATCGGGCAGGACCATGCAGTAAAACTGGTAGCGGAAGCAATCAAACGGAATCGTGCCCAATTGAGTAAGCGCCGCCGTCCAGCATCGTTTATTTTTGTTGGTCCAACTGGTGTGGGAAAAACAGAGCTGGTAAAGGTGTTGGCATCTACTTTATTTGACGGGGTTGATCCATTGATCCGTTTGGATATGTCCGAATACATGGAGAAACACGCTGTTTCCCGGTTGGTTGGTTCCCCTCCAGGATATGTGGGGTATGACGATGCTGGCCAGTTGACCGAAAAAGTACGCCGTCGCCCTTATTCTGTCATTTTATTTGACGAGATTGAAAAAGCTCATCCAGATGTGATGAATATCCTGTTGCAGATTCTGGATGAAGGAAAGGTAACAGATTCCCATGGTAGGACTGTAAACTTTGAAAACACAGTCATTGTAATGACTTCCAATGCTGGTTCTAGCACCAAAACTGGTGTGGCAGGCTTTAATAAAACGGAAGACCAGGTGGATCAGGAAAAAGCAATCCGAGCTTTGTCTGAATTCTTGCGTCCTGAGTTTATGAGCCGTGTGGATGAAATTGTGGTATTCCACCACCTAACCCAGGAGAATATGGAAAAAATTGCCTGCTTAATGTTGGACGAATTGAAAGAAGTATTGGCAGAAAAATACATCAAATTCCATTATGACCAAAAAGCGGTTGTTTACTTGACCAAACAGTCGGATGGAGCTCGTTTTGGCGCTCGTGAATTACGGAAAACTATCCGTAAAAAAGTAGAAGATGGAATCGCGAATATTATGATTACCAACACAGATGAAGTGTTAACATCAATTGAACTTTCCGAACAGGATGGGGAATTACTATTCCAAATAAATCAGCAATAG
- a CDS encoding energy-coupling factor transporter transmembrane component T family protein: MLKDITIGQYFPGNSVVHRADPRTKIILTFVYIVLLFLIDNPIGYILTIGFTLFLYGIARIPVKMILKSLKPIIPILIFTAILNMFFVSGDPLVKFWIFSISGKGIKTAITMAIRILCLIAGSSILTYTTLPISLTDGIEHLLRPLKKLHFPVHELAMMMTIALRFIPTLIEETDKIMCAQKARGADMESGNLLQRAKALIPILIPLFISAFRRAEELAMAMEARCYHGGEGRTRLKQLKYSKVDFGCYIIMVLLIAVIICLNLFVPSFF; encoded by the coding sequence ATGCTGAAAGATATTACCATAGGACAATACTTTCCAGGGAATTCGGTTGTACATCGTGCCGACCCCAGGACAAAAATTATCTTAACATTTGTTTATATCGTGTTGCTGTTTTTGATTGATAATCCAATTGGATATATTTTAACTATTGGGTTTACACTATTTTTGTATGGAATTGCACGTATTCCAGTAAAAATGATTTTAAAAAGTTTAAAACCAATTATTCCAATTTTGATTTTTACGGCTATTTTAAACATGTTTTTTGTTTCGGGCGATCCGTTGGTGAAATTTTGGATTTTTTCCATTAGTGGGAAAGGAATTAAAACCGCAATTACTATGGCAATCCGGATTTTATGTCTGATTGCGGGGTCATCCATATTGACGTATACCACATTACCGATTTCATTGACCGATGGGATTGAACATCTACTCCGGCCATTGAAAAAACTCCATTTTCCAGTTCATGAACTGGCGATGATGATGACAATCGCTTTGCGGTTTATCCCTACTTTGATTGAGGAAACGGATAAAATCATGTGTGCCCAAAAGGCAAGGGGGGCGGATATGGAAAGTGGAAATCTGCTGCAAAGAGCAAAAGCGTTGATTCCAATTTTGATTCCGTTATTTATTTCCGCTTTCCGACGTGCAGAGGAACTGGCTATGGCAATGGAAGCCCGCTGCTATCATGGTGGGGAAGGCAGGACCAGATTAAAACAGTTGAAATACTCTAAAGTGGATTTCGGATGTTACATTATTATGGTGCTATTAATTGCCGTTATTATTTGTTTAAATTTATTTGTACCATCATTTTTTTAA
- a CDS encoding cysteine hydrolase family protein has translation MKKLLIVVDYQKDFVNGSLGFPEAEQLEQPIYEKIKQYHQENQDVLFTFDTHQKNYLDTKEGKYLPIVHCIQHTEGWKLFGKVAEEKQEKDAVILKPSFGSLELISFLQRGNYEEIELVGIVSNICVISNAILAKTALPEAEVIVDAHCVASNDSQLNQAALQVMQGLQIQVKNL, from the coding sequence GTGAAAAAATTATTAATTGTGGTGGATTATCAAAAGGATTTTGTCAACGGAAGCCTGGGCTTTCCAGAAGCTGAACAGTTGGAACAGCCTATTTATGAAAAAATAAAACAATACCATCAGGAAAACCAAGATGTCCTATTTACATTTGACACCCACCAGAAGAACTACCTGGATACAAAAGAGGGCAAATATCTCCCCATAGTCCATTGTATTCAACATACAGAAGGATGGAAACTATTTGGAAAAGTAGCAGAAGAAAAACAGGAGAAAGACGCTGTTATTTTGAAACCTAGCTTTGGCTCCTTAGAGTTGATTTCCTTTTTACAGCGTGGAAACTATGAAGAAATTGAACTGGTTGGAATCGTCTCTAATATCTGTGTCATCTCCAACGCAATTTTGGCAAAAACAGCTTTACCAGAAGCAGAAGTAATTGTGGATGCGCACTGTGTTGCCAGCAATGATAGCCAATTAAATCAAGCTGCTTTACAGGTGATGCAAGGGCTACAAATACAGGTAAAAAATTTATAA
- a CDS encoding DUF2156 domain-containing protein, with translation MLELKEIELTDKPWVDELLSYSDFRGCEYSFSTMFLWKFIYKTRIARVGDRLIVGSMVDGKISFLFPPGKGELRPVIQAMEEYSVQLGQPFYLHSVNKQAQEQLEQEFPGKFEFTETRDYFDYIYFTEKLTTLSGKKLHSKRNHINRFLENNEGRWSYEPITPENKEECRQMNKRWCAVNDCLMDDEKLSEQCAVAQAFRHFDALGLKGGLIRVDGEVIAYCMGEPLNSDTFVVHIEKAMSEIQGAYPIINQQFVKNTCQDYQYINREDDTGAEGLRKAKLSYYPALLEEKCNAVAVR, from the coding sequence ATGTTGGAATTAAAAGAGATTGAGTTAACGGACAAACCTTGGGTGGATGAATTACTTTCTTATTCGGATTTCCGCGGATGTGAGTATAGTTTTTCCACCATGTTTTTATGGAAATTTATTTATAAAACCAGAATCGCCCGCGTCGGGGATAGATTAATTGTTGGGTCAATGGTAGACGGAAAAATCAGCTTTTTATTTCCGCCAGGTAAAGGGGAGTTACGGCCGGTAATCCAAGCAATGGAAGAATATTCAGTCCAGTTGGGGCAGCCGTTTTATCTTCACAGTGTCAACAAACAGGCACAGGAACAGCTGGAACAGGAATTCCCAGGAAAATTTGAGTTTACCGAAACTAGGGATTATTTTGATTATATTTATTTCACCGAGAAATTAACTACTCTTTCTGGAAAAAAACTTCATTCTAAGCGGAATCATATTAACCGTTTTTTGGAAAATAATGAGGGTAGATGGTCATATGAACCAATTACACCGGAAAATAAAGAAGAATGCCGACAGATGAACAAACGTTGGTGTGCTGTGAATGACTGCTTAATGGATGATGAAAAATTAAGCGAGCAATGTGCTGTTGCGCAGGCATTTCGGCACTTTGATGCACTAGGATTAAAAGGTGGATTAATCCGTGTGGACGGAGAAGTGATTGCCTATTGTATGGGGGAACCTTTAAATTCTGATACCTTTGTGGTCCATATTGAAAAAGCGATGTCTGAGATTCAGGGAGCTTATCCAATCATCAACCAACAATTTGTAAAAAATACTTGTCAAGATTATCAATATATCAACCGTGAAGATGATACTGGTGCGGAAGGATTGCGCAAAGCAAAGCTCTCTTA
- a CDS encoding energy-coupling factor transporter ATPase: MAIIKTEHLVYTYNTGTPQQKVAVDDVNLEIEQGEFVGVIGHTGSGKSTLIQHLNGLLAPSSGKVYVDGEDIWADKSKLRQVRFKVGLVFQYPEYQLFEETVAKDIAFGPKNMGLSEEEIDQRVQEAAKFVGLPKSYMEKSPFELSGGQKRRVAIAGVIAMRPKVLILDEPTAGLDPKGRKKILGQIQEYHRQEQNTILLVSHSMEDVAQYASKVLVMNNSRLFAYDTVDEVFSKIEQLKEMGLSVPQLSEVFYQLRQKGFDVNTNIYTVEQAKEELLRALKKGTELC; this comes from the coding sequence GTGGCAATTATTAAAACAGAACATCTTGTGTATACCTACAATACAGGAACACCACAGCAAAAAGTCGCGGTGGACGATGTTAATTTAGAGATTGAGCAAGGGGAGTTTGTCGGAGTAATTGGCCATACTGGTTCTGGTAAATCCACCTTGATTCAGCATCTAAATGGTTTGCTCGCCCCATCTTCCGGAAAAGTATATGTGGATGGGGAGGACATCTGGGCAGATAAATCCAAGCTGCGCCAAGTCCGCTTTAAGGTTGGTCTGGTGTTCCAATATCCAGAATATCAGTTATTCGAAGAAACAGTGGCAAAAGATATTGCGTTTGGTCCAAAAAATATGGGGTTATCGGAAGAAGAAATTGACCAACGGGTACAAGAAGCCGCTAAGTTCGTCGGGCTGCCTAAAAGCTATATGGAAAAAAGCCCATTTGAACTATCCGGTGGACAGAAACGCCGTGTAGCCATTGCTGGGGTAATTGCCATGCGTCCAAAGGTGTTGATTTTGGACGAGCCTACAGCGGGGCTTGATCCAAAAGGACGGAAGAAGATTTTGGGGCAGATTCAGGAATACCATCGCCAGGAACAGAATACGATCCTGTTGGTTTCCCACAGCATGGAAGATGTGGCGCAATACGCTTCTAAAGTCTTAGTTATGAACAATTCCAGATTATTTGCCTATGATACTGTGGATGAAGTTTTCTCTAAAATAGAACAGCTCAAAGAAATGGGGCTTTCTGTACCACAGTTGTCTGAGGTGTTTTACCAGTTGCGCCAAAAAGGGTTTGACGTCAACACCAATATTTATACAGTAGAACAGGCAAAGGAAGAATTGTTGAGAGCGTTGAAGAAAGGAACCGAATTATGCTGA
- a CDS encoding energy-coupling factor transporter ATPase has translation MNEMIQTKDLCFEYQGEEQNTQVLKQMNLSIRKGEFIAVLGHNGSGKSTLAKHFNSILIPTSGTVYVEGIDTSQEELVFDVRQRVGMVFQNPDNQIVATLVEEDVAFAPENLGVPPEEIRSRVDYSLKAVGMYEYRNRAPHQLSGGQKQRVAIAGIIAMQPDCIVLDEATAMLDPRGRREVLETIQKLNRELGTTIVHITHYMEEAVLANRVVVVDNGEILLDGTPNEVFRHVEQLKQVGLDVPQVTELMYELRKDGFDVPEDVLTEQQCVAILSKLLEG, from the coding sequence ATGAATGAAATGATTCAAACAAAAGATTTGTGTTTTGAATACCAAGGGGAAGAACAAAATACCCAGGTGCTAAAACAGATGAACCTTTCAATCCGTAAAGGGGAATTTATAGCTGTTTTAGGGCACAATGGTTCTGGAAAATCCACCCTTGCCAAACACTTTAATTCCATATTGATCCCTACCAGCGGTACAGTATATGTGGAGGGAATTGATACTTCTCAGGAAGAATTGGTGTTTGACGTGCGTCAGCGGGTTGGCATGGTATTTCAAAATCCAGATAACCAGATTGTAGCCACCTTAGTGGAAGAAGATGTGGCGTTTGCCCCTGAGAATTTAGGAGTACCACCGGAAGAAATCAGAAGTAGGGTAGATTATTCCCTCAAGGCGGTGGGAATGTACGAATACCGCAACCGTGCCCCACATCAGTTGTCCGGCGGACAGAAACAGCGTGTTGCGATAGCCGGGATTATCGCTATGCAGCCGGATTGTATTGTATTGGATGAAGCTACTGCTATGTTGGACCCAAGAGGGCGGCGAGAAGTGCTGGAAACAATCCAAAAGTTAAACCGTGAATTGGGGACAACCATTGTCCATATTACCCATTACATGGAAGAAGCGGTTTTAGCGAACCGTGTGGTTGTGGTAGACAATGGAGAGATTTTATTGGATGGAACGCCAAACGAGGTATTCCGCCATGTAGAACAATTAAAACAGGTGGGGTTGGATGTCCCTCAAGTAACTGAACTCATGTATGAGCTGCGCAAAGATGGCTTTGATGTACCGGAAGATGTATTGACAGAGCAGCAATGTGTGGCAATCTTATCAAAGTTATTGGAGGGTTAA